A stretch of the Ptychodera flava strain L36383 chromosome 18, AS_Pfla_20210202, whole genome shotgun sequence genome encodes the following:
- the LOC139117760 gene encoding uncharacterized protein yields MASLANFHFLWLLLSLVQLKAETIAQQGSQSNIHIQGDLKLTELPNDGLTSLLLDEKGVEGINRKFGENDLIGSRIGEEELANEEINKRGFGNKRDWNDKRGFGNKRFGVTMETGDKRGFGNKRFEIETDWLEEKRGFGNKRFDVLEDLEEEGKRGFGNKRGFGNKRGFGNKRGDVIQELTSEDLENSSSLRDFIERWRELKGKARS; encoded by the coding sequence ATGGCTTCTTTggccaattttcattttctatggCTGTTACTCTCATTGGTTCAACTGAAAGCTGAAACCATCGCACAGCAGGGTAGCCAATCAAATATTCACATACAGGGTGATCTCAAACTCACCGAGTTACCAAACGACGGCCTCACCTCACTTCTTCTAGATGAGAAAGGAGTCGAAGGGATAAATCGAAAATTTGGTGAAAACGATTTAATCGGTAGCAGGATTGGAGAAGAAGAACTTGCAAATGAAGAAATCAACAAGCGAGGATTTGGGAATAAAAGAGACTGGAATGACAAGCGAGGATTCGGAAACAAAAGGTTTGGcgttaccatggaaaccgggGATAAACGAGGATTTGGTAACAAACGTTTCGAGATTGAGACAGACTGGTTAGAAGAAAAACGTGGATTTGGTAATAAACGATTTGACGTTTTAGAAGATTTAGAGGAAGAAGGCAAACGTGGATTTGGAAACAAACGTGGATTTGGAAACAAACGTGGAtttggaaacaagcgtggtgacgtCATTCAAGAACTTACATCAGAAGATCTTGAGAACAGTTCATCACTGCGAGATTTCATCGAGAGATGGCGTGAGTTGAAGGGGAAGGCAAGAAGCTAA